In Marisediminicola antarctica, one DNA window encodes the following:
- a CDS encoding NADP-dependent succinic semialdehyde dehydrogenase, which yields MAIATVNPTTGLTEQEFEAHTADEVEHRIGEADAAHAALRATDYPERADWMRAAAELIEGDLDELATLLTVEMGKPIAQSRAEVLKCAKNMRFYADHASDFLADEQLADPAAVNASSAWTRYDPLGVVLAVMPWNYPLWQVIRFAAPALMAGNTGLLKHASNVPQTAIYLDTLFERGGFPTGSFRTLLIGAREVAAVIQDPRVKAVTLTGSEPAGRSVAAVAGEQVKKAVLELGGSDPFIVMPSADLDAASSTAVKARVSNNGQSCIAGKRFIVHTDVYDEFARLFGEKMAALTVGDPMDEATDVGPLATETGRDEIAELVADAVAKGAEVVTGGRAPDRAGWFYEPTVLAGLTSDMRLVMEEAFGPVATLYRVADRDEAVAIANQTTFGLSSSVWTSDATEESFFVRAVDAGAVFINGMTVSYPELPFGGIKDSGYGRELAAAGIQEFCNLKTVWKA from the coding sequence ATGGCGATCGCGACCGTAAACCCCACCACAGGACTGACCGAGCAGGAGTTCGAGGCACACACCGCCGACGAGGTCGAGCACCGGATCGGCGAGGCGGATGCCGCCCACGCGGCCCTGCGCGCCACCGACTACCCCGAGCGGGCCGACTGGATGCGAGCCGCCGCCGAGCTGATCGAGGGCGACCTCGACGAGCTTGCGACGCTCCTGACGGTGGAGATGGGCAAGCCCATCGCACAGTCGAGGGCGGAGGTGCTCAAGTGTGCGAAGAACATGCGCTTCTATGCCGACCACGCCTCGGACTTCCTCGCCGACGAGCAGCTCGCCGACCCCGCGGCCGTCAACGCGAGCAGCGCCTGGACGAGGTACGACCCGCTCGGCGTCGTGCTCGCGGTGATGCCGTGGAACTACCCGCTCTGGCAGGTCATCCGCTTCGCCGCGCCCGCGCTCATGGCTGGCAACACGGGTCTGCTCAAGCACGCCTCGAACGTGCCGCAGACCGCGATCTATCTGGACACCCTGTTCGAGCGCGGCGGCTTCCCGACCGGCTCGTTCCGCACCCTTCTCATCGGCGCACGCGAGGTTGCCGCGGTGATCCAGGACCCTCGGGTCAAGGCGGTGACCCTCACCGGTTCCGAGCCCGCGGGGCGCTCGGTCGCCGCCGTCGCCGGCGAGCAGGTGAAGAAGGCCGTGCTCGAGCTCGGCGGATCCGACCCGTTCATCGTCATGCCCTCGGCAGACCTTGACGCGGCATCCAGCACCGCAGTGAAGGCGCGGGTGTCGAACAACGGTCAATCCTGCATCGCCGGCAAGCGGTTCATCGTGCACACCGACGTGTACGACGAGTTCGCCCGGCTGTTCGGCGAGAAGATGGCCGCGCTCACCGTCGGCGACCCGATGGACGAGGCCACCGACGTCGGCCCGCTCGCCACCGAGACCGGCCGCGACGAGATTGCGGAGCTCGTGGCGGATGCCGTGGCGAAGGGTGCCGAGGTCGTTACCGGCGGCCGGGCACCCGACCGCGCCGGCTGGTTCTACGAACCGACCGTGCTCGCCGGGCTCACGAGCGACATGCGCCTCGTGATGGAGGAGGCCTTCGGACCGGTCGCCACGCTGTACCGGGTCGCCGACCGTGACGAGGCAGTCGCGATCGCGAACCAGACGACCTTCGGCCTGAGCTCCTCGGTCTGGACCAGCGACGCCACTGAGGAGTCGTTCTTCGTGCGCGCGGTGGATGCCGGCGCCGTGTTCATCAACGGCATGACGGTGTCGTACCCCGAGCTGCCGTTCGGCGGCATCAAGGATTCCGGCTACGGACGCGAGCTCGCCGCGGCGGGCATCCAGGAGTTCTGCAACCTGAAGACGGTGTGGAAAGCCTGA
- a CDS encoding M24 family metallopeptidase → MTMSFELAPPTAPALDFDNRMIPAPGHMSVDYEQRVDFGRLRDYRLGRAMRSLEASDCGAFLLFDFYNIRYTTQTWIGGALGDKMSRYALLTRDGKPHLWDFGSAAKHHRMFSPWLEQDHCHAGMLGLRGAVAPEAGLMRDAVKVIKGLLTDAGVADQPVGVDIVEPAFLFEMQAQGLKVVDIQQSMLDARSIKSVDEIMLLSQAAAMVDGVYQDISEALRPGIRENEIVALASKRLYEMGSDQVEAINAVSGERCNPHPHNFSDRLIRPGDQAFFDIIHSFNGYRTCYYRTFSVGSSTPSQHDAYTKAREWMDAAINKVADGVGTDEVALLWPKATDLGFANEMEAFGLQFGHGLGLGLHERPIISRLNSLEHPVEIKAGMVFALETYCPASDGVSAARIEEEVVITNNGAQVLTKFPAQELFVANPYQKFY, encoded by the coding sequence ATGACCATGTCTTTCGAACTCGCGCCGCCGACGGCGCCAGCGCTGGACTTCGACAACCGGATGATCCCGGCGCCCGGCCACATGTCGGTCGACTACGAACAGCGCGTCGACTTCGGCCGGTTGCGCGACTACCGGCTGGGGCGGGCGATGCGCTCGCTCGAGGCGAGCGACTGCGGGGCTTTCCTGCTCTTCGACTTCTACAACATCCGCTACACGACCCAGACCTGGATCGGCGGCGCCCTCGGCGACAAGATGTCGCGCTACGCCTTGCTCACCAGGGACGGCAAGCCCCACCTCTGGGACTTCGGCTCGGCTGCCAAGCACCACCGCATGTTCTCGCCGTGGCTCGAGCAGGACCACTGCCACGCCGGAATGCTCGGCCTGCGCGGTGCCGTCGCCCCCGAGGCGGGCCTGATGCGCGACGCCGTGAAGGTGATCAAGGGCCTCTTGACGGATGCGGGCGTCGCCGACCAGCCCGTCGGTGTGGACATCGTCGAGCCGGCGTTCCTGTTCGAGATGCAGGCTCAGGGGCTCAAGGTCGTCGACATCCAACAGTCGATGCTCGATGCCCGCTCGATCAAGTCGGTCGACGAGATCATGCTGCTCAGCCAGGCCGCGGCGATGGTCGACGGTGTCTACCAGGACATCTCCGAGGCGCTGCGCCCCGGCATCCGCGAGAACGAGATCGTCGCTCTTGCGAGCAAGCGGCTCTACGAGATGGGATCGGACCAGGTCGAGGCGATCAACGCGGTCTCGGGCGAGCGCTGCAACCCGCATCCGCACAACTTCTCCGACCGCCTCATCCGACCGGGAGACCAGGCGTTCTTCGACATCATCCACTCCTTCAACGGGTACCGTACCTGCTACTACCGCACCTTCTCGGTCGGCAGCTCGACCCCGAGCCAGCACGACGCGTACACCAAGGCGCGGGAATGGATGGACGCCGCAATCAACAAGGTCGCCGACGGCGTGGGCACTGACGAGGTCGCGCTGCTCTGGCCGAAGGCGACCGATCTGGGCTTCGCGAACGAGATGGAGGCGTTCGGCCTGCAGTTTGGGCACGGCCTCGGCCTCGGGCTGCACGAGCGGCCGATCATCTCGAGGCTCAACAGCCTCGAGCATCCGGTCGAGATCAAGGCCGGAATGGTCTTCGCACTCGAGACTTACTGCCCAGCCTCCGACGGCGTCTCGGCCGCCCGGATTGAGGAGGAAGTCGTGATCACGAACAACGGCGCGCAGGTGCTCACGAAGTTCCCCGCCCAGGAGCTCTTCGTCGCCAACCCGTACCAGAAGTTCTACTGA
- a CDS encoding sugar ABC transporter substrate-binding protein encodes MRNSRTVLVSVFAVAGLALSGCASGGTGGTDDAGDASADGYNVYALLPQGNDQPYGTNYLKAMNAAADEMGVNLTITNAEYDAAKQANECSVAIASKPDGIILWPAAVDTIRPCLEAAKAAGIPVNASNSDVLPEDKDLVGTYTGPSNEEVGRGAAKLIGDVLGDAGGSIIIIQGLSGNSTAIDREAGFRDELASSYPNVEVIGQQPGDWAKDVALTVTSELFTSLGEENIDAIYAVDDTMAAGAIEAMENRGIDPTTIPVVGTGNTELGQPNVLSGKQYATLFQSPVWDGENAVKYIVEAIEGNTLEANYFMPIPEVTKENAADYPAEW; translated from the coding sequence ATGCGAAACTCCCGCACTGTACTCGTGAGTGTGTTCGCTGTAGCCGGACTCGCGCTCAGCGGGTGCGCGTCCGGCGGCACCGGCGGCACCGACGACGCTGGCGATGCATCCGCCGACGGCTACAACGTCTACGCGCTCCTTCCCCAGGGCAATGACCAGCCCTACGGAACCAACTACCTCAAGGCTATGAATGCGGCCGCCGATGAGATGGGGGTCAACCTCACCATCACGAATGCCGAGTACGACGCCGCGAAGCAGGCGAACGAGTGCTCCGTCGCGATCGCGTCCAAGCCCGACGGAATCATTCTCTGGCCGGCGGCCGTCGACACCATCCGCCCGTGCCTCGAGGCGGCCAAGGCCGCCGGGATCCCGGTGAACGCGTCGAACTCCGATGTGCTGCCCGAGGACAAGGACCTTGTCGGCACCTACACCGGACCCTCCAACGAGGAGGTCGGCCGCGGAGCAGCGAAGCTCATCGGCGACGTCCTCGGAGACGCCGGTGGAAGCATCATCATCATCCAGGGCCTTTCCGGCAACTCCACCGCCATCGACCGCGAGGCGGGCTTCCGCGATGAGCTCGCGTCGAGCTACCCCAACGTCGAGGTCATCGGCCAGCAGCCCGGCGACTGGGCGAAGGATGTGGCGCTGACCGTCACGTCAGAGCTGTTCACGAGCCTCGGCGAGGAGAACATCGACGCGATCTACGCCGTCGACGACACGATGGCCGCAGGAGCGATCGAGGCCATGGAGAACCGCGGTATCGACCCGACCACCATCCCGGTCGTCGGCACGGGCAACACCGAACTGGGCCAGCCCAACGTTCTCTCGGGCAAGCAGTACGCGACCCTGTTCCAGTCTCCGGTCTGGGACGGTGAGAACGCCGTCAAGTACATCGTCGAGGCGATCGAAGGGAACACGCTCGAAGCCAACTACTTCATGCCGATCCCCGAGGTGACGAAGGAGAACGCGGCCGACTACCCCGCCGAGTGGTAG
- a CDS encoding ABC transporter permease, giving the protein MSTIMKLQETQTGTWNRVKNAVARRTEGRAVILLILVVGVIAVQQPIVFNAYGVSLARVALVGLVALGLTLVVLQGELDLSVGSTLALTGVVVASIPDLGLGIIAGLVTGVAIGALNAFLIVVVGVNSFIATLGTLFALRGLAFVMSDGRPVRITDIDSALVFGRELLGPITPRVLIFILLFVMLQFFISKMRAGREFYAVGGNRQAAIDAGIPVKLRLFTSFMLCGFVAALAGVINTLELTAADPTAGSTVLLASFAAVIIGGNLLNGGRGSLVGTLIGAFALGLMQVGLTFAGADREVQDVLIGIVLLVAITTDPNNLRALSRRLQGLVRGKTNQQA; this is encoded by the coding sequence ATGAGTACCATCATGAAGCTGCAGGAAACGCAGACCGGCACCTGGAACCGGGTGAAGAACGCGGTCGCCCGCCGCACCGAGGGCAGGGCCGTCATCCTGCTCATCCTCGTGGTCGGCGTCATCGCCGTGCAGCAGCCGATCGTCTTCAACGCCTACGGTGTCAGCCTCGCCCGGGTCGCGCTCGTCGGCCTCGTCGCGCTGGGACTTACCCTCGTGGTACTTCAGGGTGAACTCGACCTGAGCGTCGGCAGCACCCTCGCGCTCACCGGCGTGGTCGTCGCATCCATCCCCGATCTTGGCCTCGGCATCATCGCCGGCCTCGTCACGGGCGTGGCGATAGGAGCTCTCAACGCGTTCCTGATCGTGGTGGTCGGGGTGAACTCGTTCATCGCGACCCTCGGCACGCTCTTCGCCCTCCGCGGACTCGCGTTCGTGATGAGCGATGGGCGACCGGTGAGGATCACGGACATCGACTCGGCGCTCGTCTTCGGCCGGGAGTTGCTCGGGCCGATCACCCCACGCGTTCTCATCTTCATCCTGCTGTTCGTCATGCTGCAGTTCTTCATCTCGAAGATGCGCGCAGGCCGCGAGTTCTACGCTGTCGGCGGCAACCGGCAGGCAGCAATTGATGCCGGTATCCCGGTCAAGCTGCGCCTGTTCACCTCCTTCATGCTGTGCGGGTTCGTGGCGGCGCTCGCCGGCGTCATCAACACGCTCGAGCTGACCGCAGCGGATCCCACGGCGGGGTCCACGGTGCTACTGGCGAGTTTCGCCGCCGTCATCATCGGCGGCAACCTGCTCAACGGCGGCCGAGGGTCACTCGTCGGAACCCTGATCGGCGCCTTCGCCCTCGGCCTCATGCAGGTGGGGCTCACCTTCGCCGGAGCGGACCGCGAGGTGCAGGACGTGCTCATCGGCATCGTGCTGCTCGTGGCCATCACGACCGACCCCAACAATCTTCGTGCTCTCTCCAGGCGCCTCCAGGGGCTCGTGCGAGGAAAAACGAACCAGCAGGCGTAG
- a CDS encoding ABC transporter permease, producing MTESGTQLKAAPPNGAPVEGIVKRQGSVITWIASRGIFIFTGVLLVFSVIFVNGFASSVNIIDVFHRASAIGIVAIGMTFVVISANYIDLSVVAQVATAGVILLALSPTYGVVGAMAIALFFALLYGVVNGVSVGFLKANAVVVTLGTTGIGAGILSLLTTGTIYYGPENGPIDAFGDARVGPFPLSAFVLIVVAVIASIVLSRTKFGFMIRSYGSNKQATRLAGVNSGGVVVGAFVLTSIAAMIAGFVLAAYSNTAVATMSEGFDFRALAAVIIGGNSLFGGRGSILRTFLGVIFISVLSNILVLSGFSFAWQQLVTGAVIVFAVALDALARKAEKR from the coding sequence ATGACCGAGTCCGGAACGCAACTGAAGGCGGCACCCCCAAACGGTGCGCCCGTCGAAGGAATCGTGAAGCGGCAGGGCAGCGTGATCACGTGGATCGCCAGTCGTGGCATCTTCATCTTCACAGGGGTCCTGCTGGTCTTCTCGGTTATCTTCGTGAACGGGTTCGCCAGCTCGGTGAACATCATCGACGTGTTCCACCGAGCCTCGGCCATCGGAATCGTCGCCATCGGCATGACGTTCGTGGTGATCAGCGCCAACTACATCGACCTTTCGGTCGTCGCGCAGGTCGCCACCGCGGGCGTGATCCTTCTGGCGCTGAGTCCTACCTACGGGGTGGTCGGGGCGATGGCGATTGCCCTGTTCTTCGCGCTGCTGTACGGCGTGGTGAACGGCGTCTCGGTCGGTTTCCTCAAGGCGAACGCGGTGGTGGTCACCCTCGGCACCACCGGGATCGGCGCCGGCATCCTGAGCCTGCTCACGACCGGCACCATCTATTACGGTCCGGAGAACGGACCGATTGACGCCTTCGGCGACGCCAGGGTGGGACCGTTCCCGCTCAGCGCCTTTGTGCTCATCGTTGTCGCCGTCATCGCGAGCATCGTGCTCTCGCGCACCAAGTTCGGGTTCATGATCCGCTCCTACGGCTCGAACAAGCAGGCCACGCGGCTCGCCGGGGTGAACAGCGGTGGAGTCGTCGTCGGCGCCTTCGTGCTTACCTCGATCGCCGCGATGATCGCCGGATTCGTGCTCGCGGCCTACTCCAACACCGCAGTGGCGACGATGAGCGAGGGCTTCGACTTCCGGGCACTCGCCGCCGTGATCATCGGTGGCAACAGCCTGTTCGGTGGACGCGGCAGCATCCTGCGCACCTTCCTGGGCGTCATCTTCATCAGCGTGCTGTCGAACATCCTGGTCCTCTCCGGGTTCTCCTTCGCCTGGCAACAACTGGTCACCGGCGCCGTCATCGTCTTCGCGGTGGCGCTGGACGCCCTGGCACGAAAGGCAGAAAAGCGATGA
- a CDS encoding sugar ABC transporter ATP-binding protein — protein sequence MSTSPETRTTRKTVIEAHDIVKRFGGAVAVDHVSISVGAGEIHAVVGENGAGKSTLMRILAGILTPDNGGVSVDGAVLEPGAKASLEAGIALVHQELSLIPEMTVAENILLGATPTKFGVIDSARQRKIAEDALDQIGVSVDLNERVSRLSVALRQFVEIARAVARSPRVLILDEPTATLTPAETDYLLNMLQRLAAKGLAIIYISHRIPEVFRICERATILRDGKVVDNLIIAETTPNAVIDKMVGRELKLDLQTRRVANPGAVVLSARGIRAFRVNGIDLDVRAGEIVGIGGLVGAGRSELVRAIIGVDPRTAGTATITVDGQTKNIQGYGSAVRAGIGFIPEERRTEGLALEMSVADNITLPNRAFLSKGGFLQRGKITEFATRLAAEVGLRPPEVGRDAGQYSGGNQQKVVIAKWLGREPKLIVLDEPTRGVDVGAKAEIHRLLRGLADGGTAVLVISSDLPELLELSDVIHVVRDGRIMGTLSPDEANERSVMALAAGEKVASSS from the coding sequence ATGAGTACATCACCAGAGACTCGTACGACTCGAAAGACGGTCATCGAGGCGCACGATATCGTGAAGCGGTTCGGCGGCGCAGTCGCCGTCGACCACGTCAGCATCTCCGTCGGCGCGGGCGAGATCCATGCCGTGGTGGGGGAGAACGGCGCAGGAAAGTCCACGCTGATGCGCATCCTCGCCGGCATCCTGACCCCAGACAACGGCGGGGTCAGCGTCGATGGCGCGGTGCTCGAGCCGGGGGCGAAGGCCTCCCTCGAGGCCGGGATCGCACTCGTGCACCAGGAGCTCAGCCTCATCCCGGAGATGACGGTCGCCGAGAATATTCTTCTCGGGGCGACCCCGACGAAATTCGGCGTGATCGACTCCGCGCGCCAGCGGAAGATCGCCGAGGATGCTCTCGACCAGATCGGTGTCTCGGTCGACCTCAACGAGCGCGTCTCCCGGCTCTCGGTGGCGCTGCGCCAGTTCGTCGAGATTGCCAGAGCGGTGGCCCGCAGCCCGCGGGTGCTCATCCTCGACGAACCGACCGCGACCCTGACCCCGGCCGAGACCGACTACCTGCTCAACATGCTGCAGCGACTGGCAGCCAAGGGACTCGCGATCATCTACATCTCGCACCGGATTCCCGAGGTCTTCCGTATTTGCGAACGCGCGACCATTCTGCGCGACGGTAAGGTCGTCGATAACCTGATTATCGCCGAGACCACGCCGAACGCGGTGATCGACAAGATGGTCGGCCGGGAGCTCAAGCTCGACCTGCAGACCCGCCGCGTCGCGAACCCGGGGGCCGTCGTGCTCTCCGCTCGCGGCATCAGGGCGTTCCGGGTCAACGGCATTGATCTCGACGTGCGCGCGGGGGAGATCGTCGGCATAGGCGGACTTGTCGGGGCGGGACGCAGCGAGCTCGTGCGGGCGATCATCGGGGTGGACCCCCGAACGGCCGGCACGGCCACGATCACCGTCGACGGCCAGACCAAGAATATCCAGGGCTACGGGAGCGCGGTGCGGGCCGGCATCGGGTTCATCCCCGAAGAGCGCCGAACCGAGGGGCTCGCGCTCGAGATGAGCGTCGCCGACAACATCACACTGCCCAACCGTGCCTTCCTCTCGAAGGGAGGGTTCCTTCAGCGCGGGAAGATCACCGAGTTTGCCACCCGGCTTGCGGCCGAGGTGGGACTGAGGCCGCCCGAGGTGGGGCGCGACGCAGGCCAGTACAGCGGCGGCAACCAGCAGAAGGTCGTGATCGCGAAGTGGCTCGGCCGTGAGCCGAAGCTCATCGTGCTCGACGAACCCACCCGCGGGGTCGATGTCGGCGCCAAGGCCGAGATCCACCGGCTGCTGCGCGGGCTCGCCGACGGAGGGACCGCGGTGCTGGTGATCAGCTCCGACCTTCCCGAGCTCCTCGAACTGTCCGACGTCATCCATGTCGTGAGAGACGGACGCATTATGGGCACGCTCTCGCCCGACGAAGCAAACGAACGGTCGGTCATGGCATTGGCCGCGGGAGAAAAGGTGGCGAGTTCCTCATGA
- a CDS encoding SDR family NAD(P)-dependent oxidoreductase, protein MADLTGKVILVTGGGSGIGAGIAKVVAEHGAQVVITDIRLEAAETIATEITSAGGLALGLQHDVTSGDSSRGVVADATKRFGRVDGLVNNAGISNRVPFNEMDEDEWNRVINVNLNGVFHTTRAVVDQMIERRSGRIVSNASFVGLRGIPLFSHYCASKFGVMGLTQSLAVELAPYDITVNAVLPGVVRTPLWEPMLDKAAAADGITREEAWAGAIAPIPLGRPQEPDDIGEAVAFLLSDKARNITGASMNVTGGQLLH, encoded by the coding sequence GTGGCTGATCTCACAGGCAAGGTAATTCTCGTGACCGGGGGAGGTTCCGGCATCGGAGCCGGTATCGCGAAGGTGGTTGCCGAACATGGCGCGCAGGTCGTCATCACCGACATTCGGCTCGAGGCCGCCGAGACCATTGCGACGGAGATCACGTCGGCCGGCGGACTCGCCCTCGGCCTCCAGCACGACGTCACGAGCGGCGATTCCAGCCGCGGTGTCGTGGCGGATGCGACGAAGCGCTTCGGCCGGGTCGATGGACTCGTGAACAACGCCGGCATTTCGAACCGCGTTCCGTTCAACGAGATGGACGAGGACGAGTGGAACCGCGTCATCAATGTGAACCTCAACGGTGTCTTCCACACCACCAGGGCGGTCGTCGACCAGATGATCGAACGCCGCTCCGGACGCATCGTCTCGAACGCCTCCTTCGTGGGGCTCCGCGGCATCCCGCTGTTCAGCCACTACTGTGCGAGCAAATTCGGTGTGATGGGTCTCACCCAGTCGCTCGCCGTTGAGCTCGCCCCCTACGACATCACGGTGAACGCAGTTCTGCCCGGCGTCGTGCGCACGCCGCTCTGGGAGCCGATGCTCGACAAGGCTGCGGCGGCCGATGGCATCACTCGGGAGGAGGCGTGGGCGGGCGCGATCGCGCCGATTCCGCTCGGCCGCCCCCAGGAGCCGGATGACATCGGCGAGGCCGTCGCCTTCCTGCTGTCGGACAAGGCACGCAACATCACGGGCGCATCGATGAACGTCACCGGCGGGCAGCTACTCCACTAG
- a CDS encoding helix-turn-helix domain-containing protein — protein sequence MNESEAASEWLTVGERIRASREAAGMSIRELGRRIDVSASHVSQVERGLAAFSVRALYNVVSALGISMDSLFEEAVTTDGERIVPLEEAVATAQNTPLDEAGIVLRGNARPAIRLKSGPRWERLTPRAEDGAEFIEVVYDSAPGAQPPEDFIRHGGREYGVIVSGTLNAQVGFSQAQMQVGDSIAFDSSIPHRFWNSGAEPVRAVWFVLDERTDSVAPSVAASSAERHSGF from the coding sequence GTGAACGAGTCTGAAGCCGCGTCCGAATGGCTCACCGTGGGGGAGCGCATCCGCGCCTCGCGGGAGGCCGCAGGCATGAGCATTCGCGAGCTCGGGCGCCGCATCGACGTCTCGGCGAGCCACGTCTCCCAGGTCGAGCGGGGGCTGGCCGCCTTCAGCGTTCGCGCGCTCTACAACGTCGTGAGTGCGCTGGGTATCTCGATGGACAGCCTCTTCGAGGAGGCCGTGACGACCGACGGTGAGCGGATCGTGCCGCTCGAGGAGGCCGTCGCGACGGCGCAGAACACGCCGCTCGACGAGGCGGGCATTGTGCTGCGCGGCAACGCCCGCCCGGCGATCCGTCTCAAGTCCGGCCCGCGCTGGGAGCGCCTCACCCCGCGCGCCGAGGACGGCGCCGAGTTCATCGAGGTGGTCTACGACTCCGCGCCCGGGGCCCAGCCGCCGGAGGACTTCATCCGCCACGGCGGGCGCGAGTACGGCGTCATCGTCTCGGGAACGCTCAATGCACAGGTGGGATTCAGCCAGGCACAGATGCAGGTCGGCGACTCGATCGCCTTCGATTCGAGCATCCCGCATCGCTTTTGGAACAGCGGGGCCGAGCCAGTCAGGGCGGTCTGGTTCGTTCTCGACGAGAGAACAGACTCCGTCGCTCCCAGTGTCGCGGCGAGCTCGGCTGAGCGGCATTCCGGCTTCTGA
- a CDS encoding BCCT family transporter encodes MPEQTKQSIVNRWVFWPAAAIVTVFVTFALVAPGAAETMFGAIQSGIVNTFNWYYVLISAFFVAFSLFLGFSRFGDIKLGRDDDKPEFSLPAWFSLLFAAGMGIGLVFYGVSEPLSHFANPRPGVSGTPSQIAQQALSQTYLHWGVHAWSIYVIVGLALAYAIHRRKRPISIRWALEPLLGKRVQGGLGNTIDVVALVGTLFGVATSLGLGVLQISAGLDAANLVEPGQGSQVMIIVIISFFVLLSVLSGVTKGMKWLSSINLALAGLLVLYLIAFGPTTFLLREFVQSIGAYIQNFVSLSFNVNAFTGEAGESWQASWTSFYWGWWISWAPFVGIFIARISKGRTVRQFVAGVILVPTLIGILWFSVLGGTALALELSGEGSLVASDGSIDVAGALFEMLAYIPGTPVLTIGVILLITIFFVTSSDSGALVMGMIATGGQINPKKRVRTFFTLITAALAISLLLSGGLLALQTAAIIIALPFSVVMLLICWSTFIAFSRERSAYDRARRAQLVDHIGDFYGLEVEDQSDRGILDATPRWARMLHRLGFPKPSPYPSPAVDAAPTADTAADGLHGDSGLPPHASERALLAEGGEPDGVSTDDVDEVVDRDPLSSQDVQEVPGRGGPVGGGPA; translated from the coding sequence ATGCCCGAGCAGACGAAACAATCGATAGTCAACCGCTGGGTATTCTGGCCCGCCGCCGCGATCGTGACCGTGTTCGTCACGTTTGCCCTGGTTGCGCCCGGTGCCGCCGAGACGATGTTCGGGGCGATTCAGTCCGGCATCGTCAACACGTTCAACTGGTACTACGTCTTGATCTCGGCGTTCTTTGTGGCATTCAGCCTGTTTCTCGGTTTCAGCCGATTCGGCGATATCAAGCTCGGCCGGGACGACGACAAGCCCGAGTTCTCACTGCCGGCCTGGTTTTCGCTGCTCTTCGCAGCGGGCATGGGCATCGGTCTCGTGTTCTATGGGGTCAGCGAGCCGCTCAGCCACTTCGCGAACCCGCGACCGGGAGTGAGCGGCACGCCCTCCCAAATCGCCCAGCAGGCGCTGAGTCAGACCTACCTGCACTGGGGTGTGCACGCGTGGTCGATTTATGTGATCGTCGGGCTCGCGCTGGCCTACGCCATCCACCGCCGAAAGCGCCCCATCTCGATTCGCTGGGCGCTAGAGCCTCTGCTCGGCAAACGGGTGCAGGGCGGCTTGGGCAACACGATCGACGTGGTCGCCCTCGTGGGCACCCTGTTCGGCGTCGCGACATCGCTGGGCCTGGGTGTGCTGCAGATCAGCGCTGGCCTCGACGCCGCGAACCTGGTGGAGCCGGGTCAGGGCTCTCAGGTGATGATCATCGTGATTATCTCGTTCTTCGTGCTGCTCTCCGTGCTCTCCGGAGTGACAAAAGGCATGAAGTGGCTCTCGAGCATCAACCTCGCTCTCGCTGGCCTGCTCGTGTTGTACCTGATCGCCTTCGGGCCGACGACCTTCCTGTTGCGCGAGTTCGTGCAGTCCATCGGTGCCTACATTCAGAACTTCGTGAGCCTCTCCTTCAACGTGAATGCGTTCACCGGGGAGGCCGGTGAATCGTGGCAGGCATCCTGGACTTCGTTCTACTGGGGCTGGTGGATCTCGTGGGCCCCGTTCGTGGGCATCTTCATCGCGCGCATCTCGAAGGGGCGAACTGTTCGCCAGTTCGTAGCGGGCGTGATCCTCGTGCCGACGCTGATCGGCATCCTGTGGTTCAGCGTGCTCGGTGGAACGGCGCTGGCCCTCGAGCTGAGCGGCGAGGGCAGCCTCGTCGCTTCTGACGGGAGCATCGACGTTGCGGGGGCTCTGTTCGAGATGCTCGCCTACATTCCGGGCACGCCGGTACTCACGATCGGCGTGATCCTGCTCATCACGATCTTCTTCGTCACCTCGTCGGATTCCGGCGCACTCGTCATGGGCATGATCGCGACGGGCGGCCAGATCAACCCGAAGAAGCGCGTGCGCACGTTCTTCACGCTCATCACCGCGGCGCTCGCAATCTCCCTGCTGCTCTCGGGCGGCCTGCTGGCCTTGCAGACTGCGGCCATCATCATCGCGCTCCCCTTCAGCGTGGTGATGCTCCTCATCTGCTGGTCGACCTTCATCGCGTTCAGTCGCGAGCGCAGCGCCTACGACCGTGCGCGTCGGGCGCAGCTCGTCGACCACATCGGCGACTTCTACGGCCTTGAGGTAGAGGATCAGTCCGATCGAGGCATCCTCGACGCGACGCCGCGCTGGGCGCGGATGCTGCACCGCCTCGGCTTCCCGAAGCCGTCCCCGTACCCGTCCCCGGCAGTGGATGCGGCACCGACCGCTGATACGGCAGCCGACGGCCTCCACGGAGACTCCGGTCTGCCCCCGCACGCCTCAGAACGCGCGTTGCTTGCGGAGGGCGGAGAGCCGGACGGCGTATCCACCGACGATGTCGACGAGGTCGTCGACCGCGACCCTCTCTCCTCGCAGGATGTGCAGGAGGTGCCAGGGCGTGGCGGTCCGGTGGGCGGTGGCCCGGCCTAG